A genome region from Sceloporus undulatus isolate JIND9_A2432 ecotype Alabama chromosome 1, SceUnd_v1.1, whole genome shotgun sequence includes the following:
- the SUPT7L gene encoding STAGA complex 65 subunit gamma codes for MMRYWGEIPISSSQANRSSFDLLQREFRTVEVQDPPLHQPSANKPRPTTMLDIPSEPCSLTIHTIQLIQHNRKLRSLIAMAQTQNQQQVEGIKMEESEPLPTCPGSPPIPDDLLPLDSKTPKMPFQLRHSDPESDFYRGKGEPVTELSWTSCRQLLYQSVATILAHAGFECANESVLETLTDIAHEYCLKFTKLLRFAVDREARLGQTPFPDVMEQVFHEVGIGSVLSLQKFWQHRIKDYHSYMLQISKQLSEEYEKLVNPEKAAEDMKPVKIKEEPVSDITFPMSEELEGDLASGDQSLPVGVLGAQSERFSANLEAETSPQTSGGEVNTSPLWNLAPVKMEPQESEEGNVHGHHGVLSSDVFEEPMSGMSEAGMPQSPNGSESSYGSHSPDSLMGSSPVFNQRSKKKMKKM; via the exons ATGATGCGTTACTGGGGTGAGATCCCAATCTCCTCCAGCCAGGCCAACCGCAGCTCTTTTGACTTGCTTCAGCGAGAGTTTCGTACTGTGGAGGTCCAGGATCCTCCATTGCATCAGCCTTCAGCCAACAAGCCGAGGCCCACTACTATGCTGGACATTCCTTCGGAGCCCTGTAGCCTCACCATTCACACCATCCAGCTGATCCAGCACAATAGAAAGCTGCGTAGcctcattgccatggctcagacTCAGAACCAACAACAAGTGGAGGGCATTAAGATGGAAGAAAGTGAGCCTTTGCCTACCTGTCCGGGCTCCCCACCTATCCCTGATGACTTACTTCCACTTGATAGCAAAACACCCAAGATGCCATTTCAGTTGAGGCACAGTGATCCAGAAAGTGACTTTTACAG AGGCAAAGGAGAGCCAGTAACTGAGTTAAGTTGGACCTCCTGCCGCCAGCTTCTCTACCAGTCCGTAGCCACGATTTTGGCTCACGCAGGCTTTGAATGTGCAAATGAGAGCGTCTTAGAGACTCTGACAGACATTGCTCATGAGTACTGCTTGAAGTTTACGAAGCTGCTGCGTTTTGCTGTGGACCGAGAAGCTCGGCTAGGGCAGACGCCTTTCCCAGATGTCATGGAACAGGTCTTCCATGAAGTGGGCATTGGAAGTGTGCTCTCTCTGCAGAAGTTCTGGCAACACCGGATTAAAGATTATCATAGTTATATGCTACAG ATCAGCAAGCAGCTCTCTGAAGAGTATGAAAAGCTTGTCAACCCTGAGAAGGCAGCAGAAGATATGAAACCTGTGAAAATCAAGGAGGAACCAGTCAGTGACATCACATTTCCCATGAGTGAAGAACTGGAGGGGGATTTAGCCTCTGGAGACCAGTCTTTGCCTGTGGGAGTGCTTGGAGCCCAGAGTGAGCGTTTTTCAGCCAACCTGGAAGCAGAGACATCACCACAGACATCAG GTGGTGAGGTGAATACTTCCCCACTTTGGAACTTGGCTCCAGTGAAAATGGAGCCACAAGAGAGCGAGGAAGGCAACGTCCATGGCCATCATGGAGTCCTGAGCAGTGATGTGTTTGAGGAGCCCATGTCAGGCATGAGTGAAGCAGGCATGCCACAGAGCCCAAATGGCTCTGAAAGCAGTTACGGTTCTCATTCCCCTGACAGCCTGATGGGATCTTCACCAGTCTTCAACCAACGCagcaagaagaagatgaagaagatgtGA